One genomic window of Polyangium aurulentum includes the following:
- a CDS encoding M1 family metallopeptidase codes for MHGPVPRSRLLLGALAASAPLLAASPAVALDLPATSLAYRIEVELDPATRGLKGTEEIRWKNETGEPVSSLPCHLYLNGFSHTKTTWMREAMGTRIEIDDLLARHPDPWGHSDLVSVRQRVEGGAKDASFHAIQPDDGNPLDRSLVQIDLPSPVPPGGEVVLEIQFDARLPVPIARTGGTRDYFFAAQWFPKIGVIELPGVRHADKPRRAARQFHGPTEFYADFADYDVTISVPEGYLVGATGRAQGELASDGKGRARVRHVQRAVHDFAFVAGKSLAARTARHAPAAGGPAVDVRYILPAGLEHQIPPAQKAIEGALDVFGRRVGPYPYDVLTVVMMPGFAAGTGGMEYPTLITGIPADPMHDVAPFDKHRMQENVLVHEFGHQYFYGLLASHEMDEAFLDEGFNSYWEAEVMHEIYGTEASLGHFLGMPLRNADQRSFGLSHNVDSMREPLRKSPSWLFEPGTWGKQIYTRPALSLDTAARLHARDRLDRVFAEYFRRFAFHHPDAEDFLAVAAETGGPELTAFLREAFAAPRIPNYTVTEASTAPYRAPLGRVPTESGPTIITQESRAKNPDLGLPPEAREPDGRVLVEIIDPGFFGEAERRDGTITRTLVTPERGAPAPSHRAGKFYETSVRIEGPGWAGLPATVALEFADGVVVRDSWDGRSGWRAYHVVRPAALTAARVDPERKIVVDPRPQDNARAVEPDGKFAADWGLWMGAVAQWIAGGASLWL; via the coding sequence ATGCACGGCCCCGTTCCCCGCTCCCGCCTGCTCCTAGGCGCACTCGCCGCGTCCGCGCCCCTGCTCGCTGCCTCTCCCGCCGTCGCGCTCGATCTGCCCGCGACCAGCCTCGCCTACCGCATCGAGGTCGAGCTCGACCCGGCGACGCGCGGCCTGAAGGGAACCGAGGAGATCCGCTGGAAGAACGAGACGGGCGAGCCAGTGAGCTCGCTGCCCTGCCACCTCTACCTCAACGGCTTCTCGCACACGAAGACCACATGGATGCGCGAGGCGATGGGGACGCGCATCGAGATCGACGATTTGCTCGCCCGTCACCCGGATCCGTGGGGCCATAGCGACCTCGTCTCCGTGCGCCAGCGCGTCGAGGGCGGAGCGAAAGACGCCTCGTTCCACGCCATTCAGCCCGACGACGGCAATCCCCTCGATCGCAGCCTCGTGCAGATCGATCTCCCCTCCCCCGTGCCGCCGGGCGGCGAGGTGGTGCTCGAGATCCAGTTCGACGCGCGCCTGCCCGTGCCCATCGCCCGCACCGGCGGCACGCGCGATTACTTCTTCGCCGCGCAGTGGTTCCCCAAGATCGGCGTGATCGAGCTGCCCGGCGTCCGCCACGCCGACAAACCGCGCCGCGCCGCCCGCCAGTTTCACGGGCCCACCGAGTTTTACGCCGACTTTGCCGATTACGACGTGACCATCTCCGTCCCCGAGGGCTATCTCGTGGGCGCGACCGGCCGCGCCCAGGGCGAGCTTGCATCGGACGGCAAGGGTCGCGCGCGCGTTCGCCACGTCCAGCGCGCCGTCCACGATTTCGCCTTCGTCGCCGGCAAGAGCCTCGCCGCCCGCACCGCTCGCCACGCCCCCGCCGCCGGCGGCCCCGCGGTCGACGTGCGCTACATTCTCCCCGCGGGCCTCGAGCACCAGATCCCGCCCGCGCAAAAGGCCATCGAGGGCGCGCTCGACGTCTTCGGCCGCCGCGTCGGGCCCTACCCCTACGACGTCCTCACCGTCGTCATGATGCCGGGCTTCGCCGCCGGCACGGGCGGCATGGAATACCCGACGCTCATCACCGGCATCCCCGCCGATCCGATGCACGACGTCGCGCCGTTCGACAAGCACCGCATGCAGGAGAACGTGCTCGTCCACGAGTTCGGCCATCAATACTTCTATGGCCTGCTCGCCTCCCACGAGATGGATGAAGCCTTCCTCGACGAGGGCTTCAACAGCTACTGGGAGGCCGAGGTGATGCACGAGATCTATGGCACGGAGGCCTCGCTCGGCCATTTCCTCGGCATGCCGCTGCGCAACGCGGACCAGCGGAGCTTCGGCCTCTCCCACAACGTCGACAGCATGCGCGAGCCGCTCCGCAAGAGCCCCTCGTGGCTGTTCGAGCCGGGGACCTGGGGCAAGCAGATCTACACCCGCCCCGCCCTGTCGCTCGATACGGCGGCGCGCCTTCACGCCAGAGATCGGCTCGACCGCGTCTTCGCCGAATACTTCCGCCGCTTCGCCTTCCACCACCCCGACGCCGAGGACTTCCTCGCCGTCGCCGCCGAGACCGGAGGCCCCGAGCTCACCGCCTTCTTGCGCGAGGCCTTCGCCGCGCCCCGCATACCCAATTACACCGTGACCGAGGCCTCGACCGCGCCCTATCGCGCCCCTCTCGGCCGCGTGCCCACCGAATCCGGCCCGACGATCATCACCCAGGAGAGCCGCGCCAAGAACCCCGACCTCGGATTGCCGCCCGAGGCGCGCGAGCCCGATGGCCGCGTGCTCGTCGAGATCATCGACCCGGGCTTCTTCGGCGAGGCCGAGCGCCGGGACGGCACGATCACCCGCACGCTCGTCACCCCCGAGCGCGGCGCGCCCGCGCCCTCGCATCGCGCCGGCAAGTTTTACGAGACAAGCGTGCGCATCGAGGGGCCGGGATGGGCCGGGCTCCCCGCGACGGTGGCGCTCGAATTTGCTGACGGCGTGGTCGTCCGCGATTCGTGGGACGGCCGCTCGGGCTGGCGCGCCTACCACGTCGTGCGCCCCGCCGCCCTCACGGCCGCGCGCGTGGACCCCGAGCGAAAGATCGTCGTGGACCCGAGGCCTCAGGACAATGCGCGCGCCGTCGAGCCCGACGGCAAGTTCGCGGCCGACTGGGGCCTGTGGATGGGCGCCGTCGCGCAATGGATCGCGGGAGGAGCTTCGCTGTGGCTTTGA
- a CDS encoding cytochrome P450, producing the protein MQIPPAAAPSSGPRQAPSAKGLPILGVLPEILRDPAATFVRIARQHPGAVVRIAFGPVDAYYLSRPEHIQHVLQDHWRNYPKGSSMWRPVQRLLGKGLVTSDGEAWLKNRRRIQHLFTQKSVASFAHVMIDVVERAMDDLERRLGSTIDITSEMTLITQNVIFETVFGTRVDSAMAYHLGDHLAYVLRALNLRMMLYFLPDRFPFPGEERLRRSILTIHDALMRLFQEHEARGQPDGDLLTLLRHAADPATGERMSEREIRDELVTLWVAGNETTAVSLAWLWILLDKHPDVHARARAEVEEVLGARVPTVDDLERMPYCKMVIRETMRLYSTSWILPRTCVEDDVVDGYFIPAGATVFASQFALHRDPSLWERPEEFDPERFAPERSAGRHRFAYMPFSAGPRVCLGMAFGLMEAQLILAMMLQRFRLRFPPGYELRYEAGATLRPRGRVPVRIERARG; encoded by the coding sequence ATGCAAATACCCCCAGCCGCCGCACCATCCTCCGGGCCACGCCAGGCTCCCAGCGCCAAAGGTCTGCCCATTCTGGGCGTCCTCCCCGAGATTCTCCGCGATCCTGCTGCCACGTTCGTGCGCATCGCGCGCCAGCACCCAGGGGCCGTCGTCCGCATCGCGTTCGGGCCGGTCGACGCATACTATCTCTCGCGACCCGAGCACATCCAGCACGTTCTGCAGGACCATTGGCGCAATTACCCCAAGGGAAGCTCGATGTGGCGGCCCGTGCAGCGCCTGCTCGGCAAGGGGCTCGTGACCTCGGACGGCGAGGCGTGGCTCAAGAACCGAAGGCGGATCCAGCACCTCTTCACCCAGAAGAGCGTTGCCTCGTTCGCGCACGTCATGATCGACGTCGTCGAGCGCGCAATGGATGACCTCGAGCGCCGCCTGGGCTCGACCATCGATATCACGAGCGAGATGACGCTGATCACCCAGAACGTCATCTTCGAGACGGTCTTCGGGACGCGCGTGGACAGCGCGATGGCCTACCACCTCGGCGACCACCTCGCCTACGTGCTGCGCGCGCTCAACCTGCGCATGATGCTCTATTTCCTGCCCGATCGGTTTCCTTTCCCGGGCGAAGAGCGGCTGCGGCGCTCGATCCTCACGATCCACGACGCGCTGATGCGCCTCTTCCAGGAGCACGAGGCGCGAGGCCAGCCGGATGGCGATCTCCTCACCCTGCTGCGGCACGCGGCCGATCCGGCGACCGGCGAGCGCATGTCCGAGCGCGAGATCCGCGACGAGCTGGTCACGCTATGGGTCGCCGGGAACGAGACCACGGCCGTGAGTTTGGCGTGGCTATGGATCCTGCTCGACAAGCACCCCGACGTCCATGCGCGGGCGCGGGCCGAGGTGGAGGAGGTGCTCGGCGCTCGCGTGCCCACGGTCGACGACCTCGAGCGCATGCCTTATTGCAAGATGGTCATCCGCGAGACGATGCGGCTCTATTCGACCTCGTGGATCCTGCCGCGCACGTGCGTGGAAGACGACGTGGTGGACGGGTATTTCATTCCTGCAGGGGCGACGGTCTTCGCCAGCCAGTTCGCCCTGCATCGCGACCCTTCGCTCTGGGAGCGGCCGGAGGAGTTCGACCCGGAGCGATTCGCGCCCGAGCGCTCGGCCGGCCGCCACCGCTTCGCCTATATGCCGTTCAGCGCCGGGCCGCGTGTATGTCTTGGTATGGCATTTGGCCTCATGGAGGCGCAGCTCATCCTCGCGATGATGCTCCAGCGCTTCCGCCTGCGCTTCCCTCCCGGGTACGAGCTGCGCTACGAGGCCGGAGCCACGCTCCGCCCCCGCGGCCGCGTGCCCGTGCGAATCGAGCGGGCTCGAGGCTAG
- a CDS encoding serine/threonine-protein kinase translates to MKSGHIVGGKYRLRQRLGAGAMGAVWEAVNERTGRLVALKLVLHPSDDLRQRLRKEARACGSLAHPNVVEIYDVGETESGEPFLIMELLSGETLGDLLSRKRRIEPALAARIGRDIACALAAAHEAQIIHRDLKPANIFLHRTPSGAGDGFVVKVLDFGVSKNLASTEGPATITGAVLGSPAYMSPEQLRVVKDLDHRTDIWSMGIVLFEMLAGVRPFRGPVEEVVRQILSAPIPPVSSRVRSIDPALDAIVGGCLERDRDRRIPTATDLARMLDGHAQAGSTLRIQMGPAPPPSDSGRTVIGLGAPLEIAHDDDDIATLPIQKRTLAAMANSAAPSAIAAPEADTRILPPAESVASALPAWRLEMQRTLAASRLSTATGSEAQPADGTQSGTVGLALPELEAAEPSRATAMASLAPMAIADGAQDAPRSEPPASRARGKKRESVLLLASVGVGLAVLTFAAVYIGMRAPTEQGSAPQPMVERQLARAPQIEVPAASAATPIMTKPVVLEKPEPTVNPLAPKATAPTSAPPATSNPPRTPSARGASLPPCGVFISKNCKPVNPYAGKSR, encoded by the coding sequence ATGAAGTCCGGGCACATCGTCGGTGGCAAATACCGACTAAGGCAACGGCTCGGCGCGGGGGCGATGGGCGCCGTCTGGGAGGCCGTCAACGAGCGCACGGGGCGCCTCGTGGCGCTCAAGCTCGTCCTGCACCCGAGCGACGACCTGCGCCAGCGACTGCGCAAGGAAGCGCGCGCTTGCGGCAGCCTCGCGCACCCGAACGTCGTCGAGATCTACGACGTCGGCGAGACCGAGAGCGGCGAGCCGTTCTTGATCATGGAGCTTCTTTCGGGCGAGACGCTCGGAGATCTTTTGAGCCGCAAGCGTCGCATCGAGCCCGCGCTCGCCGCGCGCATCGGCCGCGACATCGCGTGCGCCCTCGCGGCCGCGCACGAGGCGCAGATCATCCATCGCGATCTCAAGCCCGCCAACATCTTCCTGCACCGCACGCCCTCGGGCGCGGGCGACGGGTTCGTCGTCAAGGTGCTCGACTTCGGCGTGAGCAAGAACCTCGCGTCGACCGAGGGCCCCGCGACGATCACGGGCGCGGTGCTCGGGTCGCCCGCGTACATGAGCCCCGAGCAGCTTCGCGTGGTGAAGGACCTCGATCACCGCACCGACATCTGGTCGATGGGGATCGTCCTGTTCGAGATGCTCGCGGGCGTGCGTCCGTTCCGCGGGCCCGTCGAGGAGGTGGTGCGGCAGATCCTGTCCGCGCCGATCCCGCCGGTCTCGAGCCGCGTGCGCAGCATCGATCCAGCCCTCGACGCGATCGTGGGCGGGTGCCTCGAGCGCGATCGCGACAGGCGCATCCCCACGGCGACCGATCTCGCGCGCATGCTCGACGGGCACGCGCAAGCGGGCTCCACGCTGCGCATCCAGATGGGCCCGGCGCCCCCGCCCTCCGACAGCGGGCGAACCGTGATCGGACTGGGAGCGCCGCTCGAGATCGCGCACGACGACGACGACATCGCGACGCTCCCGATCCAGAAGCGCACGCTCGCAGCGATGGCGAACAGCGCGGCGCCGAGCGCGATCGCCGCACCGGAAGCCGACACGCGCATCCTCCCGCCCGCGGAGTCGGTCGCGTCTGCGCTGCCCGCGTGGCGGCTCGAGATGCAACGGACGCTCGCGGCGAGCCGGCTCTCGACTGCGACGGGGAGCGAGGCGCAGCCGGCGGATGGGACGCAGAGCGGGACCGTGGGGCTCGCGCTGCCGGAGCTCGAGGCGGCGGAGCCTTCGAGGGCGACGGCGATGGCGTCGCTCGCGCCGATGGCGATCGCGGATGGCGCGCAGGACGCGCCGAGGAGCGAGCCGCCTGCGTCGCGCGCGAGGGGCAAGAAGCGCGAGAGCGTGCTCTTGCTCGCGTCGGTCGGCGTGGGGCTCGCGGTGCTCACGTTCGCGGCGGTGTACATCGGCATGCGCGCGCCGACCGAGCAGGGCTCCGCGCCGCAGCCCATGGTGGAGCGACAGCTCGCGCGCGCGCCGCAGATCGAGGTGCCGGCCGCGTCCGCCGCGACGCCCATCATGACAAAGCCCGTGGTCCTGGAGAAACCAGAACCGACCGTGAATCCGCTTGCGCCGAAGGCGACGGCGCCGACTTCTGCGCCGCCTGCCACGTCAAACCCGCCGCGGACGCCGTCCGCACGGGGCGCTTCGCTGCCGCCTTGCGGCGTATTCATCAGCAAGAACTGCAAGCCGGTGAACCCGTATGCAGGGAAGTCGCGCTGA
- a CDS encoding PEGA domain-containing protein: MLLSSVTASSSALAQGSAKAAPAADSPAARKTAAAADTEKEATRLYEQGVKAVKASQWDQAREAFGAAFKLKPHYQIAANLGRAELRAGKPREAAEHLAFFLREAKDEVADEDMQAARQLLLEARSKLAAVKVQVDAQGAEVFVDGEPLGRSPLAEPVYLDPGNRRFEARKPGLAPVWKEMDVAAGTAPVVALRLLPAPLVAPPAATKAEAPEETRRPSWKPWGIGIGAGVAAVGLGVGIGFSVASSSQNQRVVEGLQELQAKTPENEKVCPRWGCGTLIDLANERDRNRNVAIAGFVVGGVGVAGALAAALWKPRESGPGAGTKTGLSVAPFHRGLLINGSF; encoded by the coding sequence ATGCTTCTTTCGAGTGTGACGGCGAGCAGCTCGGCATTGGCGCAGGGATCCGCCAAGGCTGCGCCCGCCGCGGATTCGCCGGCCGCTCGCAAGACGGCCGCGGCTGCCGACACCGAAAAAGAGGCCACGCGGCTGTATGAGCAGGGCGTGAAGGCCGTCAAAGCCTCGCAATGGGACCAGGCGCGGGAGGCCTTCGGGGCTGCATTCAAGCTGAAGCCGCACTATCAGATCGCGGCGAACCTCGGGCGCGCCGAGCTGCGGGCGGGCAAGCCTCGCGAAGCGGCCGAGCACCTCGCGTTTTTCCTGCGCGAGGCGAAGGACGAGGTCGCCGACGAGGACATGCAGGCGGCGAGGCAATTGCTCCTCGAGGCGAGGTCGAAGCTCGCCGCGGTGAAGGTGCAGGTGGACGCGCAGGGCGCCGAGGTGTTCGTCGACGGGGAGCCGCTCGGTCGCTCGCCGCTCGCGGAGCCCGTCTATCTGGACCCGGGAAACCGCAGGTTCGAGGCGCGCAAGCCGGGGCTTGCGCCGGTATGGAAAGAAATGGACGTGGCCGCGGGCACGGCGCCGGTCGTTGCGCTGCGGCTATTGCCGGCGCCCCTCGTCGCTCCGCCCGCTGCGACCAAAGCAGAAGCGCCCGAGGAGACGCGGCGCCCGAGCTGGAAGCCTTGGGGCATTGGCATCGGGGCGGGCGTGGCGGCCGTGGGCCTGGGCGTGGGCATCGGGTTTTCGGTGGCGTCCTCTTCGCAGAATCAGCGCGTGGTCGAGGGGCTCCAGGAGCTTCAGGCGAAGACGCCCGAGAACGAGAAGGTTTGTCCCAGGTGGGGTTGCGGCACGCTCATCGATCTCGCGAATGAGCGGGATCGGAATCGAAACGTGGCCATCGCCGGCTTCGTCGTGGGCGGGGTCGGTGTGGCGGGCGCGCTGGCGGCGGCCCTGTGGAAGCCGCGCGAGAGCGGCCCTGGGGCGGGCACGAAGACGGGGCTTTCCGTCGCGCCCTTCCATCGTGGATTGCTCATCAACGGCTCCTTCTGA